In the genome of Diabrotica undecimpunctata isolate CICGRU chromosome 2, icDiaUnde3, whole genome shotgun sequence, the window TCAAACCACACGAAAATCATATAAAATTTTCAAACGCATCTGTTTCACGAACATGGATCGGCAGCTTTGAATTGAAATTCTTAGTGAATCCAATCGGCTGATGGATTAGCAGAACGGTACAAAATAAGATCGCGCGTCTCGGTGAAGCTTATTCATTGATCCCCAACGGAAGGCATTAAGACGCTAGAAAACTAGAAAATTCAAAAAACCGATATAATtggatgaattaaataatgaGAAATATTTCACATAAATATTAAGATAATGTTTTTGTTGCTTATAATAAAAGggaatataaaaagtaaaaaacacaTTACTCTCACGAGAACCTTATTTCATAACTCTTCTAAATATATCTCTTGTTTAACTGCAATCCCTAATCATCTGCAAAAAATCTGTCAACGATACTTAACTTGTTCATTAACGTCGTTTAGCTTATCAAGAAAAATTTTTCAAACACGTATATGATTAACAGTACAgtcctttttaaaaattatttccttTTAAACCTTAATAATCCATGCAGTCTTTTTATTCTTAATTCTATGACAGACAAACATTTACGAAAAACTACAGTTAGCACGATGGCAGTCCAAAAAATTTGGCAGTGTCAAATGTACAAGGTGCGTTATAAAAACAAGTATTTTTACTTTGTTGACCCATTTAATTTCACAAACAAAGCggaaaaaatttctatttttactaatatttattttgttgaaAAATGAAGGCAAAATCTTTGTGTAACATTAAGTTTGAAAATGAATGATACAGACAGTTTTAGGAATTTATGTTTTatctttctcttttcttttttccgaTTATTTAACTGATAAAAAATTCTAGACTCACAACGTCCAATAGTTGATTCTGTATATCTAGCTAGAATCTAGAATGAGGATACCACTAGCGACTAACCTTACTGCATAAAATGTGGCAAGATCTACTAACGTTGGATATCTTTATTATGAGATGGATATGAGATATATATTCACCTTTCTGATTTATGTAAACAAACTACATGCCTCATCTTTATCATTGTCAGTTTTGTAAAGGTGTTTTTAAGATCAATACTCTTCTTTTCTCAGAACCATGCTCCGTCTTTCTTCTCTTCTCTCTCCTTATATTTATAACTTGATTATTATTTAAACTAAAGGGATTAAGTTTTATTGTTACACTAAAaattattgttaccataattccaTTAAATTCTTTTTGTAACCTACGACGACGTTTGAATTTTGAGTATAACTCCACATACCATTAACTCTACCTGTTCGGATTGATCATCGTTTAGTTCTTTCGGGATATTAAACATGtgtttatttgtaatatttttatcgCTATGCTACCGGTAGATGGAAATAATAGTTATTACTGCTTCGTTTAGTTGTTAATACCAGCTGTGAGAAGTTTCCAGGATTtacttttcctttcattttttccGAAATCTGGATGCATTCTCCACTTGAAGCTCAATGACTGTGTGAATTAACGTCTGTTTGAAAGAAATTAGTGATAATCACAGCTGACTATGCAGTTGTGAGAAACTTCTGTACTATCCAGTTGAAACTTTCTCTACGACTTAACTCAAGGCCTTAAATCTTACTCAGTACATTATCAAATATATCCCTTATATTGAGAGCAGAGTCCTTTTTAATCAGCAGATCCAACTATCGTATACTCGTCAACCTCTACAACACTCGTCTTTCCTTTGAAAACTGAGGTTCCACCGTTCCAGTGCCGATAAACCAAAAAGTGGTTACGTCGTGGGTAGTATGGCGAACATATCTTGCTTTGGATGTGCTAATTTTACAAGCTACGGTGACGGCAGCTGGTGATCGGATATAGCTATGGCTTTGCCTGTTGATATCGACCTTAAGTTTAAAGAACAATGTATTTGCGTTTCACTCGCAAACATTAAAAACAGTAGAAAACATTATTACTATTAATATGAAATTAAACAGATCATTGTATGTCACAACGCTTCGTTAGTTATGTACTTACCTATATAATAATGgaataattgtatatatataaaactCTCTCGATTTTATAACTTCACCATGTCGATATTAAAAATTTGTGCCGGGTATATATTTACACAAAGACTTTTTTTACTTAAGTTATATAGTTTATTAATTACTTATAAAAGTCTTTGTTTCAACTGTTTATTAGACTGCATGGATCTTTATGTgggtatttttagaaataaccaAACAATCTGTACTATTGCTTTTTACCAGGAGAACTTTTTCAGTAAATTTGTCTGTCAACCTAAAAACAATTCTGATGAATTAAATTTCTTTAGAATATAGTCAACTTTACATGTTTCGCTGAAACATCAGACTCATACTCTTGTGTACAAAAATTTGTATACCTAACAGAAGGTCTTATTACCCTTTTTACCtacctatatattatatatatatatatatatatatatatatatatatatatatatatatatatatatatatatatatatatatatatatatataagtagttAATTTAAAACTGTTTTTCTTCTGAGAAAGCCGACTATATTCTGTGGAATGTTCTTGAATATGCATTTCCATCAAGTAACCACCAAAGATGGTTGACAAATCAATTCTTGGTCACTATTAAGTGCTCCGAAATCATTAagaaaagattttaataaaaactttagaTACGGTATTATGgccaacaataaacattaaacagTTTATTATGttattacattattatatctattGTTAAAAGAGTAACAGTAAAAATGAAACAAGACTAAGCGTCATTTTCTCAAAGGTTGTTTTTAAAATCACGGTAATGAAAATCTAAAATGTATTTGGAAATATTGGCATTAACATTTCTAGAATCGTTTTTAAATTCAACCACTCATTCTACAGACTATTACAATAGTTGAACGAAAATTATGACCTTTGGTTATTTCAAAAGATACCCACGAATTAACATCAAGTGAAACACTAGGTATCATGATGATGAAACATGAGTGGGTGAGAGACAGAGTCACTGCTGGCAGTGAGTACAAACTATCGAATTTTATCATCTTTCAAAAATTTCGTGTTGATTTTGCAATTGTGtcaaaaaactgcattttttcttaaaattctaCAGTGGTTAAACTATAGTATAGTgcattttaaataaatctacaaaATATCTCCAATGTTAGCTGTCACGGGTCTCGATACGTGCTGATTGTGCATTATAAAGAATAATGTGACACATGGATCGGCCTGTGCCGAGACCTTTGAAGGGGGATTATAGCTGTAAAAagatgtaaaagataaaatcactATATCGTGACCTACACTATACTATTTTAAACGCCAATTTAGCTCTTGATTTATATTAGACTGCTTCATTTCAATTTGTGGTGTTACGTTCTTATCTATGTTGGTAATATATCAGTTCCAATTTGATCTTTATCCACAAGCAAGCTTAATTCACAGTATCCTGGAGGTAATGAGTTATCAAGTGATCTGACAATGATATCTAGCAGTTTTTCGTAATCATTCTTTCCATATGTCATCACAACATTCATAAttgttgtatttatatattttacaaatttaaattgGATCATTTCAGCAAATATGACACAACTCTATAAAATAGCCGTTTAAAGTCCACCTCCCCCCTCaaacttactaaataataaaagaaaactataaattttacatttgtattttaatcttttaatgaAATCATAATTAAAAATAGCACAGATGcgctattttatatattttaaatttatattttatttattttaaataaaaaaataaattgactTGTTTAAGCATTTTCCATAAAGACTATCAAATTCTTAGTATTTTACAGTCGACAAAATCGCTCAATAACCTAATAACGCACACGCTGGTTCAAATAATGTATTACTTGCCATATGGTCCTATTTAACATACTTTTCTAAAATGGCTCCCGTCCGCCATTTAGATTGAGTCAGtgaaatataaaaacaatgttCTGGTGCCTAAGTTGAGTTAcccaaaaatttattaattatgtttGATGGTTCAACCAACAGTTGGACTGAAGGAGAGAGGGACTTTAGCTGCGCACTGAATAAGTTATTGATAGTCATGTGAAAGAAATTGCCAGTGACAGTTTACATGAGATTCGATAACCAAtatctctttaactttttctATATGCTGATTTGGCTGCTCTTGAAGCAATTCGAATGGTTTACTACCTGTATCCTTAGACCATAATCagagctacattttttaccaCATAGATCGAATGGTGGTTTATCAATAGCTAAGTAAGATTAGTGAATGTCGTTTGTGTtctaattttaaaaagaaatgtaTATTAATTGTTGAAAGATGGTGCGATTCGAAACTATAGTCTAAAGGAGTCAACCGACTGCTGAGTGACATAACAACTTTTTCCTGAAGTCTTTGTACCATTAATTATTTTGTACACTTACTGGGTAAAGTTTAATACATGGTGAATCTCTATCTAATATAAAACTCTGCAGACATCTCTCTTCgcgacaataaataaaatatttacttcttGAACAATTTTTAAACCAACAACTTTCTACAATGGAAAGGCCATCCAAATATTATTAGAATCACATCATAATCTAGACTTTTTATATGTAAAATTACTGGCAACTCTTCCTATACAATACATAAATATTGCCCATATCATTTTTACCTGATAACATAAGGTATAAGGTTGACTCCTGAGTAAACAAATATGTGCTTTTTTTAAGTCCAGTTTAAAAATAAGACCTCTAATTATATTAATCATTAACAATATATACTTGTTCATGAGCTGAACCTTATGAATGGCAattattgcaattttttttaatatttaatgtcATTACTtgaaattgaaatatattttacagttttgtGCTATCTTAATATATACTAAAATCGCTGTGTACATTATAAAGATCTTCAATATGATACGCACTCTTCATAAAATTTCTAGCATTTGAAGATTACGATCTAAAATGTAATATACATACGTCAGCTGCCATAACGTCACGGAATTAGTCAGCTGTCAATTGTCTACAGCATAGTCTCCAGGCTGTCTAAGCTGTACTAAACCGATACGTCCCAGGATTgaatttagtaaaaaaaataaaacataattttatcatgaACTGTAGAGTATTGTATAACCGTATACATTAGGGTATTATGTCCAGCATATTCCTCTAATGTCGCAatctttgtttatattttaaaactgaagtGTCCACTTTTGTACAAAGAATCAGCTTTTAGAAATATTGATGAAGATAGCATAAGCATGTGATAATTTTCAATTGCAAACATAAAtacataaatttttatacaaaaaatactttttggttcaCGAACaaggatataataaaaataaaataaatttgaaaatgaataacgataaataaatttaattaaaaacataattatacaaataataaatacaaaaatcgATTATAATAATATATGAGTTGACTCAAAGGTTAACTTGGACTTTTAAGGCAATAGATGGCGCTGAAATTATGTGTGTCTAAACAAAATACTTCTGTCTcgtttttttatgaaaatatgtTTATCTACATCGatgaaaaatatgtttatatgCACGTTATTTAAATGTAATGCTTGGCGCAAACCAACAGAACACAAAAACTACCACAAACAGCTAATATTAACGCTTGTACTACAGATTAAACGACTTTGATAAGTAGTGTAAtctaattttaaaatagtttgaAGACAGGTTAgcgtaaataaaaataaattctcatCATCAGGAAGTAAAATACTCAAAACGTAGAACTACTCAATATGACAGACAAGAAAAAGAAATCACCAGATCAAATAATTTATGTAATGTTAATCTCAAGCATTGAAGATATGattcaaagaaataaaatacGCAAATAGCGAGTCATTGAAAAATCGAAATTAGAGTAGATCGtggaatttatatttaaatgacgCTATTTGGCAATTCAGTTATTTCACAAACCATAAGGGTTGTTCgtaaacatatatgtatattGTTCGAAATTTTATTAAGGAAATTGTAATCAAGTTATGCATAGATTATTCTCTAGAAGTGATTAAAATCTCAAAGCACACCAATCTTGTTCGTGGTGCTTCGAATAAAGTGTAAAAAGTTTAATTGCCAACATTTGATAACACAATAAATAAagaaactttattaaaaatatccatTTTTCGATATTTCTAAATATAGACAAAGACAAAATTGAAATGAcactaaaagtttttttttactattactGAAAAGAGCACACTACTACTTGGTTTAAAATGTTTAGTACAAGGTTCCAGATCTATTGTGAGCATGTTATCTGTCAGATATTATAAGAAGATTTTTTACTAATTACAGTATTAAGTGTTAAAATCTCAATTTTTTAGTGTTCTGTTCGTTTTTCTTCTTATCTAGCTGCAGAAATGTCTAATGGCGAAAACTATATCGTATAAAAAATGAGTAGACTATTAACTACACATTCAATTTAAACATCAATAGTTTTTCAAGGCAGGATAGTCTATTATAAAGAGGTTATGTTATTCTTATACTCAATGCGCACGTGTAGTACAGTGCCTCATCTAAAAATTTGAGATGGCACACGTCGAAAATAGCACAGTTCAAGTCGCTACGTCTGAAATCACTTcactttcatatattttttcttcGGACGGCTgctgattttcttttttcttagttATTGTAATCTTCCCCTTGAAGTAATTCCGCCCCATTGCCAAAATACGGTGCTTTATATCCAAGAATAAAACGGTTAAATTGCACGATTTGGACATTTTACGTTTTACatctttcttttcttcttcattgtttaatttttcGTTTCTTTTGCACCAGCCCTCAGACTTTTTAAATCCGTTTTTAAGCGGAAAGGCACCTTGAATGGTTTTTTAGTTCAGTCCTGTCCAGTCTTACCAATTAAGTAAGCATATCGCCAAGAAAGGTTCTTATATAAAAGTTTTTCATAGAGGCTTAAAAAATCTACGTATAGTTTGATTCTTAATATGAATAAGTCGAACTACGTCATCCtaacaaatgttttttttatatttcttctaTAGGTGCCGTCGTGTTAGTTTATAAAAAAAGAGTAATATAATATTGTTCACAGCCAGCTTGGTGGTGCTAACGTCATACTGTCTGATTTTCTCTGTCCTTTTTTGCTTCTATATACAACGATATTTAATAACAATCGAACAGTTGTACCTTCGTAGCACCACCCTTTCCGGGGTATCCGGGGGGGTCATGTAGACTATGTCTTCAGGTCGACGTCCCAAATTTCTGCTAAGAACGGGggtaactttttgttttttagtttcaaGCTGAAGCACATTTTCGAGTTTTGGTTTCCCAAAGTCCTCAGCTCTGTCAACACTGATAAGAGTTTCGCGAATACCGTGCCTGGTTTTGGCTTCCTCCTGTTGTCTACGTATGCCCGTAGTGCTTCTAGGTATATTTCCTGGATTTTCTCCACTTTCCAACCTTCAATTAGATCTGGTCGttctaaaataaagaaaaaaaaaaataaatataattataatctaaaaaataTTACGATATAATATAATAGTACTATCAATAAATAGTAtctaagttttattttatttataataaatccaGGAAACATTTAGTGGTAGCAAGAGACTGACGGCAAAATTCATAATGAAATAGGGCACCAACTGTTGTCTTTCTTTACTgaattaaatatattgtatagTCTAGGTTTGTTTCTGATAATCACGGGAGACAGGCTCTCATTGATTTTGTTAACTGTCATGCTTCAGAATATTAGCATATAAGAAAGAGTGGGCCAgaattatattgaaaataaaatgaaGAAGGCTgcaaatcaaagaaaaaaaaaacgacgaATGAGCAAATTGACaacttaattaaaaaatgtagaaAGGCATCTTATCTTACTGGCAGTATACGGTTCACCAGAAGATCAGAACAAGAAGTACAGAACAACttaaatctaaataaacaaataaatagataagaGAAAGCATGACTGAGTTACGCGAAATGAATCACTTCAAAATTAGAAACGGTCTATGTCATTTGATACGCAAATTCAGATCCATTATTGATTACGTTAAAATAAATCACAATATCAGTAGATAAAAAGCCACTTTAATCCACGTTTTAATTTCAAATGTCATGTTTTGTGTCAAATGTCACATTTTATGTCGAATATCACGTCTtatgtcgaatgtcacgttccATGTCGAATGTTACGTTCCATGTCAAATGTCACGTTTATGTGAAATGTCACGTTTTGTCAAATGTTACGTTCTATGTCAAATGttaagttttatgtcaaaattcgacAATCGTTGGGCACGTAAAAGAATTCGACATAAAACGTGTAGATTTGACATAAAACGTAACAATACGTGATATATTACATGTCATAAAACGTGAGAAAATACGTGATATAATACGTGATATAAAACGTGACATTTGACATAAAGCGTCACATGAAATAAAATTAGACCTTCGACATAAAACATGACAAAATACATGACTCCACCAGAAAATGGGGTCAAAGGTTAAAGTGGACTCtactaaaatatctaaaaataaagGACATAAGAGTAAAAAGAAGAGCAGAATGCAAGCACAGATCGCAAATTACTAACGTATTGGATCCCAAAATTTGGAAACAACAAAGATAATCATCAATAGATACAACAGAAATCTAATAAATGAAAAGAATCTCACAAGCATATATACAACAGGAGTCGATAAGCCATAAAATTATACATTCCTTATCTATAGTTGTTTGAAGATGATTCATTTTCTTACTCCTTGCATCTATGTTTTTTTCGGTATTCCTCTCTTCTGTTTTCCATTCGTTGTTCATGTCCATACCGTATGAGCTGCTTTCATTGTATGTCATTTATTATTGTACCTTCTATTCCCATGCTTTCCCtgatttcttcatttattatatcTCCCTTCTGAAAATCATTATCATTCACCTTATTACATCCATTTCCGTGGTTTTTATCTTTCTTCGGTTTGTCTCTGTTAATCGCCACGTTTTACATCGGTTTAATTATAGCATACATTTTATCAGAGTTTTATAGATAATAAACGTTTTCTTCTTTGTTATATTCTTGTTCCAAAGAATTCCGTTAAGGCATCCTGTAGATTCTCTGGCTGTAATATTCTGGTGTCATTTTCTTGGTTATATTTCCTTCTCGATTGAATATTgttcctaaatatttgtattcatTATCAGTCCCTATCTCCTTGTTGTTATCTAGTACAAGATTTGCTGTGTCTGTTCCAATGTCTGAAATTCTGATATTCTTCGTTCAAATTTCTTATCATGTATTTCATCTGTTCCTTATCGTTTGCTATGACagcctgatcatctgcaaattgcAGTTTATATGGGCAGGTATCATTCAATTCTATTCTTATACCATGGGAATAGAATTCTTTTTTTCCCAGGAATATCATATCAAATAAAGGAACAACTGAGGAATATTGAAATAATTAACCTTCAAAACAAACATCAGACTTAATAAGAAAACGAATACTCAGTATGGTAAAGCAAAACGGAAAaactagaaaaacaaaaatgagcaTATACAGTATAGTTATACTGTATATGCTGTTATAACAAATATACTGACCTACAGGTCTAGAAATTGGATAATCATATGTAAGAATATCTTAGACAATAGATAAGAAAAAAACTAAGGAAATGCTTACAGTGGTAGTACGTCTCTTATAGGACCACTAAATGTTAGTGAGTGACGCATGAGACTTTTACCACTGTCCAAGCCAAGATAATCTACGTAACTTGTAAAAAACTGAgactatgaaaataaaaaagggaGACATTTAAATAAGTACTTGAATGATtaacaaaatcaaaaaaaatattCCTGAATAAACATCAttaaaaagatatagaaataaacaagTAATTAGGTATCGGAATCAAATTATGGCTAAATgtagataatataaaatattataattaatatactAAGTATTGTCACGCTATTCGTTTTTTTAATGCACTGATGTAcaattaaaaacttaaaattcgAAGGAACCTTTGTAACGTTTACTAGTCGTTTTCTACGTATACATCCACCACACTTTGAAAAATGGAGATAGGTTTGAAAATGGCTATAAATACCATTGActttcattaaaaaataattcaGCTTTGAATTGAATAAAAAGTAACTGTcagaatagagttagaaagaaacagggatttttaataaaaatctaataacCTACGACGTACCAGAGAATATGACGATGGCTGTGAGCAGCGCGTACTCAGCATTGTCGACTTGCATGGAGTACATGGTCCTACAGAAATGTAACAGATCTTCAATAGTTTCTCCCATGCCAGCGAGGTTGTAACTGTCTCTGGAATATGGTTGATTGTTGACGAATAAAATGGAATCGGTCTGGTAATCATATCGCCTTGCCATCCTGAACATCATTACTTCACTTGAACAAGCCTATAaacatatttacataaaaatgtgaattttttcaCTTTATTTATTACTTATACTTAATatgtaaaacttttttatttaataattatagaCTGCAGCTGTTAAATGGAAAACATTCACTGACTTTAAattctattatattttatttatagtttgaATTTAATCCTTACCTTCAACAGCGATATCTGGTCTTCCCGTAAAAGCTTGTCGAACCCTGGTAACCTTTTAGCAAATTCTACTATAAGTTGTACAGTCAATATCGTAATTTCTGTTATATGTCTAAACCGAACATCACACTGGTCTTCTCCTTCCATCGGTGCATTCTAAAAACAGAAACAAATCAGTTATTACTATCACAACACTCTGCACACATTGTATGATATAGCTAGGTCGCCAAAGGTGTGTACTAAAATATATACACGAAGGCTAAGTAGTCTGAGTAGTGAGTGACAAAACAGCGTCAGTGTCAAGTTGCTAAGGGAGCCTAAGAAGCGatctaaaatattgtaatatatgTTAACTTGAGTAGCTAGCCAATTAAGAAGGGAGTTTAAAGATCGGACCAAAACATTATCGAAATCAGGTTGCATCAGTCTGGAGGGCACTCGATGTGAACATTTGCTTGGGTATGAACAGTTGCGTTTTTGATAGCATTACAATGAACAGTGAAGAGAAAAGAGAGgagatatttgtatttttttaacgtATTGACTACAtactttattttttgaattattaatttcGTATTTTACTTTATAGTAGACGGAAATAAAAAACTATTACATATTtgtagtatttttaatattacaaACAATTATAGATACTATTTAATTGTGAAATTTAACAGTAAGTTTCTTTTTAGTGTACTGCATTGTGTATAAAACCACAGTAGGTGCCTAACTTTTTCCGTCTACCGTCTCTTTTCCGTCTTggtaaaaaagaaaggaaaaaacaATATACAAAAAGTTCATTAATGCAAAACATTTTACTGCCTTTTTACAGGTTTAAATGATCGTGCTTATAACAAAGTGAACATGGAATTTTCGGAAATGTACTAAAGTTTTAAGAGCTTTGTTGATTAAACAACCTTTACTTCTCAAAGATCAATAAGATTCGAATAGTGGTTATATGTAATGAGCTATTAAATGCAATAGAACAATTTCTACTTACCACAATTCGTTTGACGTCTTCTTCTGACGGGTGTTCGTATTCGTTTTGGAAGTACACGAGTCGATGTATGAGTTCCTCTTGTTCGGGAGAAATCGCTTTGACGAATCCATTCGGTGTGCCTCCTTTTTCCGAATCCGAGAGCTGAAATAAGAGGATCTaaatagaaatattaataattttactgaACGATTCAAAAAAGTTCAAACAAAGGTCGCAGCGAAAATACATAATTAATCATAAGTAGTAAAAATACGCCAAGgtaatattttttagaaataaatagataaaatGAGAAGAGTAAAAGCGATTATGACTCTGACATCAATAATAGTTacattaaaaaattaacaaatattgTGTCACAAGTGTCTGTTTTTTTTACAAAGTTAAACTAAAACTGTAAAAGTACTAATTATTATACTATGCTTTTAGCAAAATTAACACATCCATTACTCAAGGTCAAGGTATACGTCAAATGAAAGCCCACAATTAGATCTATCATGCAATCATCCAATTTTTTAGTGAACGGTTTCAGAAATAATcgaaaaaatcacttaaatcattaacttaaAGAATTAACCAGATCCTAGATTTGAACTTTCATGCTTCACTGTGgcttgagagagagagagagagagagagagagagagagagagagagagagagaaacatGGGCGAAGAGAGAGACAGATGGGatagacagagagagagagagaaaggagagagagagagaaaggagagagagagagaaatgagagagagagagaacaaAAATCTTTCCATAAAAGTAGTAGACAAGAACTACAGAAATATTGGGAGAAAAACGAGTATACCTCACCCATTACTACCTCTAAGGTATCAAAACTATGTTGTACATAGAAACAAACAGTAAGTTAAAAGagttacatacatacatacatacatacatacatacatacatacatacatatatacatacatacatacatacatacatacagtCATATTATGTATGtacaacatttaaaaaagtaataaaaagttttagtcggtcagatagccaaacAGGTCAGCACTGCCACGGGAATAGCACTCAAGATGGTTCAGGTAGTA includes:
- the EcR gene encoding ecdysone receptor isoform X4, translating into MMKRRWSGVQAIRVPSSEESSSEVTSSTLVMSPANSLASTDIGDVDLEFFDLDLNHQGHRNLILQNGYGIAIAGHTLAKSDTSSMSGREDLSPPNSLNGYSADSCDSKKKKGPTPRQQEELCLVCGDRASGYHYNALTCEGCKGFFRRSITKNAVYQCKYGNHCEIDMYMRRKCQECRLKKCLSVGMRPECVVPEVQCAVKRKEKKAQKEKDKPNSTTNGSPEMIKMEPELSDSEKGGTPNGFVKAISPEQEELIHRLVYFQNEYEHPSEEDVKRIVNAPMEGEDQCDVRFRHITEITILTVQLIVEFAKRLPGFDKLLREDQISLLKACSSEVMMFRMARRYDYQTDSILFVNNQPYSRDSYNLAGMGETIEDLLHFCRTMYSMQVDNAEYALLTAIVIFSERPDLIEGWKVEKIQEIYLEALRAYVDNRRKPKPGTVFAKLLSVLTELRTLGNQNSKMCFSLKLKNKKLPPFLAEIWDVDLKT
- the EcR gene encoding ecdysone receptor isoform X3, translated to MMKRRWSGVQAIRVPSSEESSSEVTSSTLVMSPANSLASTDIGDVDLEFFDLDLNHQGHRNLILQNGYGIAIAGHTLAKSDTSSMSGREDLSPPNSLNGYSADSCDSKKKKGPTPRQQEELCLVCGDRASGYHYNALTCEGCKGFFRRSITKNAVYQCKYGNHCEIDMYMRRKCQECRLKKCLSVGMRPECVVPEVQCAVKRKEKKAQKEKDKPNSTTNGSPEMIKMEPEILLFQLSDSEKGGTPNGFVKAISPEQEELIHRLVYFQNEYEHPSEEDVKRIVNAPMEGEDQCDVRFRHITEITILTVQLIVEFAKRLPGFDKLLREDQISLLKACSSEVMMFRMARRYDYQTDSILFVNNQPYSRDSYNLAGMGETIEDLLHFCRTMYSMQVDNAEYALLTAIVIFSERPDLIEGWKVEKIQEIYLEALRAYVDNRRKPKPGTVFAKLLSVLTELRTLGNQNSKMCFSLKLKNKKLPPFLAEIWDVDLKT